From a single Anaerolineaceae bacterium oral taxon 439 genomic region:
- a CDS encoding glycosylase, producing MTHWLDTAIFYEIYPQSFKDSDADGIGDFRGIVSRLDYIQSLGCNAIWMNPCFESPFNDAGYDVSNYFRAAPRYGTNEDLKALFCAVHDRGMRILLDLVPGHTSIAHPWFQASMRPDPNSFSDRYIWTNDVFDGMTAVADAQLCGWLRGISDRSGAAAVNFFSSQPALNYGYANPQAPWQQAVDAPGPRGTIEAMKDVMRFWLDLGCDGFRVDMALSLVKGDPDRTATIRLWREFRAMLDAEYPDAVMVSEWGNPNESLKGGFHMDFLLHFGESHYTDLFRAENPWFREDGKGAIRPFVETYRRYDEEASREALICIPSGNHDMTRIAYHLNEAERKVAFAFLLGMPGAPFIYYGDEIGMRYLPGLRSVEGGYKRTGSRSPMQWDKSVNAGFSSAPKEDLYIQIDPDPDRPTVADQERTPDSFLNYVKKLIQVRQANEPLRTHGAVEFILPESGEYPLGLLRTGEAGSILVALNPVGESRTLASPRPLGETIFSVGDVRVVGANRIELEGTSAAYVRVHSG from the coding sequence ATGACGCATTGGCTCGATACCGCGATTTTTTATGAAATCTATCCGCAGAGCTTCAAAGATTCGGACGCCGACGGGATCGGTGATTTCCGGGGAATCGTTTCGCGGCTGGATTATATTCAGTCTTTGGGCTGCAACGCGATCTGGATGAATCCATGTTTCGAATCCCCGTTCAACGACGCGGGTTACGACGTTTCGAATTATTTCCGCGCCGCGCCGCGATATGGGACGAACGAGGACCTGAAGGCGCTCTTCTGCGCGGTTCATGACCGCGGAATGCGTATCCTGCTCGACCTTGTCCCGGGTCATACCTCGATTGCGCATCCCTGGTTCCAGGCGTCGATGCGCCCCGATCCGAATTCGTTCAGCGACCGGTATATCTGGACGAACGACGTATTCGATGGGATGACTGCCGTTGCCGACGCGCAGCTTTGCGGCTGGCTCCGCGGGATTTCGGATCGGTCCGGAGCGGCGGCAGTGAATTTCTTCTCGTCGCAGCCGGCGCTGAATTACGGCTACGCAAATCCGCAGGCTCCCTGGCAGCAGGCGGTCGACGCGCCCGGGCCGCGCGGGACGATTGAAGCGATGAAAGATGTCATGCGTTTCTGGCTGGATTTGGGCTGCGACGGGTTCCGCGTCGATATGGCTTTATCGCTCGTCAAAGGCGATCCGGACCGAACGGCGACGATCCGGCTCTGGCGCGAGTTCCGCGCCATGCTCGACGCGGAGTATCCGGACGCGGTCATGGTTTCGGAATGGGGGAATCCAAACGAGTCGCTGAAAGGCGGTTTTCATATGGATTTCCTGCTGCATTTTGGCGAGTCGCATTATACCGACCTGTTCCGTGCCGAAAATCCATGGTTCAGGGAGGACGGGAAGGGGGCGATCCGCCCGTTCGTCGAGACGTATCGGCGTTATGACGAAGAGGCTTCCCGGGAGGCGTTGATCTGTATCCCGTCCGGGAACCATGACATGACCCGAATCGCATATCACTTAAATGAGGCGGAACGGAAAGTCGCGTTTGCCTTCCTGCTGGGCATGCCGGGCGCTCCGTTTATCTACTACGGAGATGAGATTGGAATGCGGTACCTTCCGGGGCTGCGTTCAGTAGAGGGTGGATATAAGCGGACCGGATCGCGGTCGCCGATGCAGTGGGACAAAAGCGTTAACGCCGGTTTTTCGAGCGCGCCGAAGGAGGACCTGTATATCCAGATTGATCCGGACCCCGATCGTCCGACGGTCGCCGATCAGGAAAGGACCCCGGATTCATTCCTGAATTACGTGAAGAAGCTGATTCAGGTCCGGCAGGCGAATGAGCCGCTGCGGACGCACGGCGCGGTCGAGTTCATCCTCCCGGAAAGCGGCGAATATCCGTTGGGATTGCTGCGGACCGGAGAAGCCGGATCGATTTTGGTTGCGCTGAATCCAGTCGGCGAGTCGCGGACGCTCGCGTCGCCGCGGCCGCTCGGCGAGACGATTTTCAGCGTCGGCGACGTCCGGGTCGTAGGCGCGAACCGGATCGAGCTGGAAGGGACGAGCGCTGCGTACGTCCGCGTCCACTCCGGCTGA
- a CDS encoding ABC transporter ATP-binding protein has protein sequence MFQKVKPYMGEYMKYTVRAAISVSIAVILSVIPYFVLYQIIDPLVKGNALSTGFVMSRVLITMICLTGNAVLYIHGLSLSHLSAYHTLKNLRVALQKKLENQPLGNIRELGNGRIKKVFTDDIETIELLLAHAIPEGIGNLAIPIAVLAAMFFVDWKLALLCLASLPIGMFAMGMMFRIGISRMGSYYAAGAKMNNTIIEYINGMEVVKVFNRDGESYERYERDIHYYRDMTLNWYRICWPWMALYSSIIPCVALFTLPIGAFFVLKGISTLPDFILVICMSFAVGMPLLKAMSFAGKIPQLGYKIDALEKLMEHPPLQQSSRNFEGKDHQIRFEKVRFSYTETEVIHDVDLELPEGKMTALVGESGSGKSTLAKLLVHFYDLDGGRITLGSQALTDMSIEALNNQISYVAQEQFLFNTSLYENIRIGRPEASREEVLKAAHRAQCDEFLERFPAGLDTPAGDSGKMLSGGERQRISLARALLKNAPVIVLDEATAFIDPENEEKMNAAISEVIRGKTVLVIAHRLRTVTKADKIVVMKDGRIVGQGKHEELLESCEPYRRLWEASEESAAWEVRK, from the coding sequence ATGTTCCAAAAAGTTAAACCTTACATGGGCGAATACATGAAGTATACGGTAAGGGCCGCGATCTCGGTTTCAATCGCCGTGATTCTAAGCGTCATCCCGTATTTCGTTTTATATCAGATCATCGACCCGCTCGTCAAAGGGAACGCTCTGTCGACAGGATTCGTCATGTCCCGCGTCCTGATCACGATGATCTGCCTGACGGGCAACGCCGTTTTATATATCCATGGCCTGAGCCTGAGCCACCTGAGCGCATATCATACGCTGAAAAACCTTCGCGTCGCGCTGCAGAAAAAATTGGAAAACCAGCCGCTTGGCAATATCCGCGAGCTGGGGAACGGACGGATCAAGAAGGTTTTCACCGACGATATCGAGACTATCGAACTGCTGCTGGCGCATGCGATCCCGGAAGGCATCGGAAATCTGGCCATTCCGATCGCCGTGCTCGCCGCTATGTTTTTTGTAGACTGGAAGCTCGCGCTGCTTTGTCTCGCCTCGCTGCCGATCGGCATGTTCGCCATGGGAATGATGTTCAGGATCGGGATATCGCGAATGGGGTCGTACTACGCCGCTGGCGCAAAGATGAACAACACTATCATCGAATATATCAACGGCATGGAAGTCGTCAAAGTTTTCAACCGCGACGGCGAAAGCTATGAACGCTATGAACGGGATATTCATTACTATCGCGATATGACGTTGAATTGGTACCGGATCTGCTGGCCATGGATGGCGCTTTACTCAAGTATCATCCCCTGCGTCGCGCTATTCACGCTGCCGATCGGCGCCTTTTTCGTCCTGAAGGGGATCAGCACGCTTCCGGACTTTATCCTTGTGATCTGCATGTCGTTCGCAGTCGGAATGCCGCTGCTGAAAGCGATGAGCTTCGCGGGCAAAATTCCGCAGCTCGGTTACAAAATCGACGCGTTGGAAAAGCTCATGGAACATCCGCCGCTTCAGCAAAGCAGCCGGAATTTCGAAGGGAAGGATCATCAGATCCGGTTTGAAAAGGTTCGCTTTTCCTATACCGAGACGGAGGTAATCCATGACGTCGATCTGGAGCTGCCGGAAGGGAAGATGACCGCGCTCGTAGGCGAATCGGGCAGCGGAAAATCAACGCTCGCGAAGCTCCTGGTGCATTTTTACGATCTGGACGGCGGACGGATCACGCTCGGAAGTCAGGCGCTGACGGACATGAGTATCGAAGCGCTCAACAACCAGATCTCCTACGTCGCGCAGGAACAATTCCTCTTCAATACCAGCTTATATGAAAATATCCGGATCGGGCGTCCTGAGGCGAGCCGCGAAGAAGTCCTCAAAGCGGCTCATCGCGCGCAGTGCGACGAGTTTCTCGAAAGGTTCCCGGCCGGCCTCGATACCCCGGCCGGCGACAGTGGGAAAATGCTCTCGGGAGGCGAACGCCAGCGGATTTCTCTGGCGAGGGCGCTCCTGAAAAACGCGCCTGTGATCGTTCTTGACGAAGCGACCGCGTTCATCGATCCGGAAAACGAAGAAAAAATGAACGCCGCGATTTCCGAAGTCATCCGCGGGAAAACCGTTCTCGTCATCGCGCACCGGCTGCGCACGGTTACAAAAGCCGATAAGATCGTTGTCATGAAGGACGGAAGAATCGTCGGACAGGGAAAGCATGAAGAACTTCTGGAGAGCTGCGAACCTTACCGACGCTTATGGGAAGCTTCTGAAGAAAGCGCGGCATGGGAGGTGCGAAAATGA
- a CDS encoding ABC transporter permease: MIGLVGRILKLAEGYRKRIILAAVFSFLKAFISKAPIILAFYIISAFIAGSMTGKSCVAAGAALALCILLECIFQNLADRLQSASGFEIFADLRKKLGAHLRKMPMGFFTEGNIGRISSVLSTDMLFIEENLMMVLADLMSYLFSAAIFIIFMFIFDPRLGALALAVSLVIYAIGEAMKKNSLMHSDERQAASQKLTEAVLDFAEGIGIIKTYNLLGEKSKELTASFEENCEKSLSFEEDFSPWVRAINLTYGVGTAAMLALSWALYQDGTLTLSYFIGMLLFMFELFSPIKAFYGQVARLTVMNSCVDRIEAVFAEAELANQGTDLIEEDEEANREERAEIEFLDVSFAYDDRDVLRNISFTVPKNTMTALVGASGSGKTTIANLLPRFWDIERGSILVRGKDIRDVTLASLMDHISMVFQRVYLFQDTVYNNIAMGRTDATEREVIEAAKKARCYDFIQALPDGFNTVIGEGGASLSGGEQQRISIARCILKDAPIVILDEATASIDADNESYIQAAISELVRGKTLLVVAHRLHTIAGADQILVIDDGKIAERGTHTELMSADGIYRDMVTKRAAASGFHN; encoded by the coding sequence ATGATTGGACTAGTAGGACGAATTCTGAAGCTCGCCGAGGGATATCGGAAACGGATTATCCTGGCCGCCGTTTTCTCGTTCCTGAAAGCGTTTATCTCGAAAGCGCCGATTATTCTGGCTTTTTATATCATCTCCGCCTTTATCGCCGGGAGCATGACGGGAAAAAGCTGCGTAGCCGCGGGCGCGGCGCTGGCGCTGTGTATCCTGCTGGAATGTATTTTCCAGAACCTGGCGGACAGGCTCCAATCCGCATCCGGGTTTGAAATCTTTGCCGACCTTCGGAAAAAACTGGGAGCGCACCTGCGAAAGATGCCGATGGGTTTCTTTACGGAAGGCAATATCGGCAGAATCAGTTCCGTCCTTTCGACGGACATGCTCTTCATCGAAGAAAACCTGATGATGGTGTTGGCCGACCTGATGAGCTACCTGTTCTCCGCGGCTATCTTCATCATCTTCATGTTCATTTTCGACCCGAGGCTCGGAGCGCTCGCCCTCGCCGTATCGCTGGTTATTTACGCAATCGGCGAAGCGATGAAGAAGAATTCGCTGATGCATTCCGACGAACGGCAGGCGGCTTCGCAGAAGCTGACGGAGGCGGTTCTCGATTTCGCGGAAGGAATCGGAATTATCAAGACATATAATCTCCTCGGCGAAAAATCCAAAGAACTGACGGCGAGCTTTGAAGAGAACTGCGAAAAAAGCCTGAGCTTCGAAGAAGACTTCTCGCCATGGGTGCGAGCGATCAACCTGACCTATGGCGTCGGGACGGCGGCGATGCTCGCGCTGTCCTGGGCGCTGTATCAGGACGGAACGCTGACGCTCTCGTATTTTATCGGTATGCTGCTGTTCATGTTTGAACTGTTCTCGCCGATCAAGGCCTTTTACGGTCAGGTCGCGAGACTGACGGTCATGAACAGTTGTGTAGATCGGATCGAAGCGGTCTTTGCCGAAGCGGAACTCGCGAATCAGGGAACCGACCTGATCGAGGAGGACGAGGAAGCGAACCGAGAAGAACGAGCGGAGATCGAGTTCCTCGACGTATCGTTCGCATACGACGATCGGGACGTTTTAAGGAATATATCGTTTACCGTGCCGAAGAATACAATGACCGCATTGGTCGGAGCTTCGGGAAGCGGGAAAACCACGATCGCGAACCTGTTGCCGCGGTTTTGGGATATCGAGAGAGGCTCGATCCTCGTCCGCGGGAAGGACATCCGAGACGTAACCCTCGCTTCGCTCATGGATCATATCAGCATGGTTTTTCAGCGGGTCTACCTGTTTCAGGACACCGTTTACAACAATATCGCCATGGGACGCACGGACGCCACAGAGCGCGAAGTCATCGAAGCGGCGAAAAAAGCGCGCTGCTACGATTTCATCCAGGCGCTCCCGGACGGATTCAACACGGTCATCGGGGAAGGCGGCGCTTCTCTTTCCGGCGGCGAGCAGCAGCGGATTTCGATCGCGCGCTGTATCCTGAAGGACGCGCCGATCGTGATCCTGGACGAGGCGACAGCCAGCATCGACGCGGACAACGAAAGCTATATTCAAGCTGCCATTTCCGAACTGGTCCGGGGAAAGACGCTTCTGGTCGTCGCGCATAGGCTGCATACGATCGCCGGCGCGGACCAGATTCTGGTCATCGACGACGGAAAAATCGCGGAACGGGGCACGCATACCGAGCTCATGTCGGCCGACGGGATTTATCGCGATATGGTCACGAAGCGGGCCGCCGCGTCCGGCTTCCATAATTAA
- a CDS encoding tRNA uridine(34) 5-carboxymethylaminomethyl modification radical SAM/GNAT enzyme Elp3, translated as MSNSDHAQITDDVSRWEAAKKETPETLAIAGKILDDVIAGEDVFKAIRSHPIPDRGHISKSSLITVYRARVAAGELAEDAGLYLKLRMKPSRTLSGVTTVTVLTRPFPCPGECIFCPNDARMPKSYLPDEPGAARAFQNEFDPYRQVRSRLRAYEAVGHPTEKIELLILGGSWTSYPIEYRERFIQRCFDAMNGVDSSDLAAAQRLNESAAHRNVGLVVETRPDELDPAELKELRRLGATKIQLGIQSLDDRILKLNRRGHTVREALSAVALCRAAGFKIVLHWMPNLLGATPESDAKDFARLWSADRGGLGFCPDEIKIYPTQLVKNAGLYQEWIEGRYRPYDTETLIELIAAVKPTIPPYCRVNRVIRDIPSHHVVAGNRRTSLRMDIQRRVRENRQTCACIRCREIRGQPVSPEELTLRDTVYQAAYAEEHFLQFVASDDKLAGYLRLSLPKAERPDVGIDELANAAIIREIHIYGQSLGVGEEADGAAQHIGLGKRLIERAVEIAAENRLPHLAVIAAVGTRGYYRKRGFRDGNFYMIRDVFSDNDRGENSAIQ; from the coding sequence ATGTCCAACTCCGACCACGCTCAGATCACAGACGACGTAAGCCGCTGGGAAGCCGCGAAAAAAGAAACGCCGGAAACGCTCGCGATCGCGGGAAAAATCCTGGACGACGTGATCGCCGGGGAAGACGTTTTCAAAGCCATCCGCAGCCATCCGATCCCTGACCGCGGCCATATCTCAAAATCGTCGCTGATTACCGTTTACCGCGCCCGCGTCGCGGCCGGGGAACTCGCCGAGGACGCCGGGCTCTACCTGAAGCTGCGGATGAAGCCGAGCCGGACGCTGAGCGGAGTGACAACGGTTACCGTCCTGACCCGGCCGTTCCCATGCCCGGGGGAATGTATCTTCTGTCCCAACGACGCGCGGATGCCGAAGTCCTATCTTCCCGACGAACCCGGCGCCGCGCGGGCCTTCCAGAACGAATTTGATCCGTACCGTCAGGTCCGGTCGCGCCTCCGTGCCTATGAAGCGGTCGGTCATCCCACCGAAAAGATCGAGCTGCTGATCCTTGGCGGCTCCTGGACCTCCTATCCGATCGAATATCGCGAACGCTTTATCCAGCGCTGTTTCGACGCGATGAACGGAGTCGATTCGTCCGACCTTGCCGCGGCTCAGCGCCTCAACGAATCCGCGGCGCATCGAAACGTCGGCCTCGTCGTGGAGACGCGGCCGGATGAGCTGGATCCTGCCGAACTGAAAGAGCTCCGACGCCTGGGCGCAACCAAAATCCAGCTCGGAATTCAAAGCCTCGACGATCGGATCTTAAAACTGAACCGCCGCGGGCATACCGTCCGGGAAGCGCTGAGCGCCGTCGCGCTCTGCCGCGCGGCCGGGTTCAAAATCGTCCTGCACTGGATGCCCAACCTGCTCGGCGCAACGCCGGAGTCCGACGCCAAAGATTTCGCCCGCCTCTGGTCGGCGGACCGCGGCGGACTGGGATTCTGTCCTGACGAAATAAAGATCTACCCGACGCAGCTCGTCAAAAACGCCGGCCTGTACCAGGAATGGATCGAAGGCCGCTACCGACCGTACGATACCGAAACGCTGATCGAGCTGATCGCCGCCGTCAAGCCAACCATCCCGCCGTACTGCCGCGTGAACCGCGTGATCCGCGATATCCCGTCGCATCACGTCGTCGCCGGGAACAGGCGAACCAGCCTGCGAATGGATATTCAGCGGCGTGTCCGGGAAAACAGGCAGACGTGCGCATGCATCCGCTGCCGCGAGATCAGGGGACAGCCGGTCAGCCCAGAAGAGCTGACGCTCCGGGACACAGTTTATCAGGCTGCTTACGCCGAGGAACATTTCCTCCAATTCGTTGCCAGCGACGATAAGCTCGCCGGATATTTACGACTTTCGCTCCCCAAGGCGGAACGGCCAGACGTTGGAATCGACGAATTAGCGAACGCGGCGATCATCCGCGAAATCCATATCTACGGCCAGAGTCTCGGCGTCGGAGAAGAGGCCGACGGCGCGGCGCAGCATATCGGGCTGGGGAAACGGCTCATCGAGCGCGCCGTCGAAATCGCGGCGGAAAACCGCCTTCCCCACCTCGCCGTTATCGCCGCCGTCGGAACGCGCGGCTATTATCGGAAACGCGGATTCAGGGATGGGAACTTTTACATGATCCGCGACGTCTTTTCCGATAACGATCGCGGGGAAAATTCTGCGATACAATAG
- a CDS encoding DNA polymerase III, subunit gamma and tau, translating to MAIQALYRRWRPQRWEDFVGQEHIVRVMRNAIKANRLSHAYLFSGPRGTGKTTMARMIGRAVNCTHDDPAKHPCDECENCRAALDDRFLDIIEIDAASNTGVDDIRDLRDKINFAPGQGKMKVYIIDEVHMLSTAAFNALLKTLEEPPSHSMFILATTELQKIPATVLSRCQHHEFRRFPTTEISRYLQKICDTENFPYEPEALTLISRQSTGAMRDALSLLDQLSSTGDKLTLAMAQTILGVATSQAVVELIDAIAEKDPAAGLSILHAAMDSGTEPRQIARQAVEYLRWMLNLRMGANETVELPQESRSKIAEQAKRFSVERLVTLIQFFNQAVVDSRAGWNPGLDLEIALAQSCAEEKTAPQPSVVQPQPAQKQPPAVRVVDRPAGPHVETLPSPEELESEGMDEIAITSKVYIRKGNHPDPSVAKDEIIKNWSEIRGIIREYDPVLDALLSHAKVMDVKDGILTLSYSHDTAANNINSNGKLLLWTSAAITKVIGKNVGVRSATVRSSAGKTGNQSLVSAALELGGKLVNDKK from the coding sequence ATGGCAATTCAGGCGTTATACCGCCGCTGGCGCCCGCAGCGTTGGGAAGACTTCGTCGGGCAGGAACATATCGTCCGCGTCATGCGCAACGCGATCAAAGCCAATCGGTTATCGCATGCTTACCTGTTCTCCGGACCACGCGGAACGGGGAAAACGACGATGGCGCGCATGATCGGACGCGCGGTCAACTGCACCCATGACGATCCTGCAAAACATCCCTGCGACGAATGCGAAAACTGCCGTGCGGCGTTAGACGATCGCTTTCTCGATATTATCGAAATCGACGCCGCTTCGAATACCGGCGTAGACGATATCCGCGACCTGCGCGATAAAATCAACTTCGCGCCGGGACAGGGAAAAATGAAAGTCTATATTATCGACGAGGTTCATATGCTGTCGACGGCGGCGTTCAACGCACTGCTGAAAACGCTCGAAGAGCCCCCGAGCCATTCGATGTTCATTCTGGCGACAACCGAGCTCCAGAAAATTCCGGCGACAGTCCTTTCCCGCTGTCAGCATCATGAATTCCGCCGTTTTCCGACGACAGAAATCAGCCGCTATCTTCAGAAGATCTGCGACACGGAAAACTTTCCGTACGAACCGGAAGCGCTGACGCTGATCTCGCGGCAGTCGACCGGCGCGATGCGCGACGCGCTTTCGCTCCTCGATCAGCTTTCCTCGACCGGCGACAAACTGACCCTCGCCATGGCGCAAACGATCTTAGGCGTCGCAACCAGCCAGGCCGTCGTCGAGCTCATCGACGCTATCGCCGAAAAAGATCCTGCCGCCGGGTTGTCGATCCTGCATGCTGCGATGGACAGCGGAACCGAACCGCGTCAGATCGCCAGACAGGCCGTCGAGTATCTGCGCTGGATGCTGAACCTGCGAATGGGGGCCAACGAAACCGTCGAACTTCCACAGGAGTCGCGTTCGAAAATCGCCGAACAGGCGAAGCGGTTCAGCGTTGAGCGGCTGGTAACGCTGATCCAGTTCTTCAATCAGGCCGTCGTCGACAGCCGCGCTGGATGGAATCCCGGGCTGGACCTGGAAATCGCGCTGGCGCAAAGCTGCGCTGAGGAGAAAACCGCGCCTCAGCCATCCGTCGTCCAGCCGCAGCCAGCGCAGAAGCAGCCGCCAGCCGTCCGCGTCGTCGACCGCCCGGCCGGGCCGCATGTCGAAACGCTTCCGTCCCCGGAAGAACTCGAAAGCGAAGGGATGGATGAAATCGCAATAACCAGCAAGGTCTACATCCGCAAAGGGAACCATCCTGATCCGTCCGTCGCCAAAGACGAGATTATTAAAAACTGGAGCGAAATCCGCGGAATTATCCGGGAATATGACCCCGTTTTAGACGCGCTCCTTTCGCACGCAAAGGTCATGGACGTCAAGGATGGAATCCTGACGCTTTCCTATTCGCATGACACCGCCGCCAACAATATCAACAGCAACGGCAAGCTCCTCCTTTGGACCAGCGCCGCGATCACAAAAGTCATCGGCAAAAACGTCGGCGTCCGCAGCGCGACCGTTCGCAGCTCCGCCGGCAAGACCGGGAACCAGTCGCTCGTCAGCGCCGCGCTCGAGCTCGGCGGGAAGCTCGTCAACGACAAGAAATAA
- a CDS encoding nucleoid-associated protein, YbaB/EbfC family, with amino-acid sequence MKAQVQALQKQMQEQQAKIAEMETTTTVGGGAIKITMTGDQVCKSVVIDPEFLKDSDAETLQDILLSGFNMALEQSRKLADENMGFLGNTLSSLGLNF; translated from the coding sequence ATGAAAGCGCAGGTCCAGGCGCTTCAGAAGCAAATGCAGGAACAGCAGGCGAAAATCGCCGAAATGGAAACCACGACGACCGTCGGCGGCGGCGCGATTAAAATCACGATGACCGGCGATCAGGTCTGTAAATCGGTCGTTATCGATCCCGAATTCCTGAAAGACAGCGACGCGGAAACGCTCCAGGACATCCTCCTGAGCGGATTTAACATGGCGCTCGAACAGAGCCGGAAACTCGCCGACGAAAATATGGGCTTTTTAGGAAATACGCTCTCCTCGTTAGGGCTGAATTTCTGA
- a CDS encoding recombination protein RecR, protein MALIPESVQALIDAFSRLPGIGPRTASRLTFFLLKNESDAGENLAEALTKLKSETAFCPECFNIMNAGKERCDICASSSRDDDVLCVVESPMDVIVLEQSGGYFGKYHVLHGALSPIEGVNPEDLRLSELFSRVETGNFSEVIVATNPSMEGDATALYIRKKLEHLPSIQFSRLARGLPVGGELEYADPNTLLRALSGRQKF, encoded by the coding sequence ATGGCGCTCATTCCTGAATCCGTTCAGGCGCTGATCGACGCGTTTTCGCGGCTTCCCGGTATCGGACCGCGGACGGCCTCACGCCTGACGTTCTTCCTGCTGAAAAACGAGAGCGACGCGGGAGAAAACCTGGCGGAAGCGTTGACAAAGCTGAAAAGCGAGACGGCGTTCTGTCCCGAATGCTTCAATATTATGAACGCGGGGAAAGAACGCTGCGATATCTGCGCCTCATCATCGCGCGATGACGACGTTCTCTGCGTCGTCGAATCGCCGATGGACGTGATCGTCCTGGAGCAATCCGGCGGTTATTTCGGAAAATATCATGTCCTTCACGGCGCGCTGTCGCCAATCGAAGGCGTCAATCCGGAGGACCTCCGCCTCAGCGAGCTATTCAGCCGCGTTGAAACGGGGAATTTCAGCGAAGTCATCGTCGCGACCAATCCGTCGATGGAGGGCGACGCAACTGCGCTGTATATCCGGAAAAAGCTGGAGCATCTTCCATCCATACAGTTCTCCCGGCTGGCGCGCGGGCTTCCCGTCGGGGGCGAACTCGAGTACGCCGATCCGAATACGCTCCTTCGCGCACTCTCGGGACGGCAAAAATTCTAA